AATGTCTGCAGGAAGGAAGGGGACTGTGCTTGATCAGGGTGCTGAAAGGGCAGGCCCACCTTTGACTCTGCTACTTTCGTGTAATGCAAGAATGACATCAAGCTGAAATCTTCAAATAACTTTGCCAGGGGACTGTGACATCTGCTAGTtcattaattctatttttttatatggTTTCAGCTTAAGATCCTCTGAAAACACGTAAATGCAGGCAGCTTTTGATACCGGGGCGTTCTATGTGCGTGTATGTAATTGCTGAAAATATTCCATAAGTATATATACAAAGCATGAGGTAGTCAGGTCAGTGTTATGATGAAAAGTTTACCTTTGATATCAGTAGTATCTCAACTGGGATGTGAAAGATTGGCAAATAGTTCAAAGCTGGTCTACAAAACTTTATTATCATATAGTGTTGCCCATTAGAAGTATAAGTATGAATGCTGGTGAACAAGAACTTTTAAGAGGTGTTAGTAGTCCATTGGCCAGAATTTTGCAGGGATTTATATTTTACACACTTAGATTTCAACTATCTAATTTGGAACCAAACACAATAATACGtggttttatatttttggtGGAAGTAATGCACAAAGCTTAATTTGAATAGGTTTGTCCTATATAGTATATGCTGCTTTGGCATTCTCTAAATGTAAGATATCAGTGACTGCCGTTCATTCTTGGCTTGCTAatcatctctcttcttttttagcTTTCTACTGGGAATCCATTATATGAAACTTATTACAAACAGGtaggtttcaaaaaaaaaaaaaaaaaaaaaaaggattaacaaaaattaaatacacCTTCCACTTCCCCAAgatttccctccttcccttctcccaaCTTCTGTAAATTCTCCTGTGCTGCAGCACGGTAGTCATGTGcttgtgtatttctttttgacCTAGAGGCAAGAGACATTTCACTTCCTACCTCTGCTTTTGTGGCAGACATGCTTCAGCTGAATGTGAATTTTTATCTTTCAGGTAGATCCAGCATACACAGGAAGAGTTGGAGCAAGCGAAGCTGcactgtttcttaaaaaatccGGTCTCTCTGATATTATCCTTGGAAAAGTAGGTTGAAAGAATTTTATGATGTTTTGCAGTAATTGTACGTATACATGCGCAAGCGCAGCTTACATAGAGTAGAAGGAGTTTGCAAAAGGAAATTCAGAGGAGAGCAAATCGGATCCTTTGAACTGCTGGTAAAGTATAGATTGATTATGGCTCCCAGATCTTGTTCACATTTTCatagaaatctgaaagaaacatgcacaggaaaagaaggaaggttTACATTAGAGCAGAATGATTAAACAGTTAATAAAGACTAGGGTCAAGTAATTACTTGAAGTGAAATGGCCTGGTTATGAGATTTCAGTTGGGATAGTTGGAGGGAAAAGTTAAGTTTCTAAGTTATTAAAGTGGAAGAATTGAGAGTTAATCGCATTCACTGTTTTCAGTAGTCTATTAAGCAGACATTATAACGGTGGTGACTCTATGTGAGTCTTAATAAAGAGAGTGAGATTAGATTTGAGGGGAAAGTCAAAGATGACTGGTTACTGAAATTGTATAATTAtgtgaataaatattaaatactaatttaaaaatgaagtactaggaaatcagtttcttttctgtttgattcAAGAGTAGGGTAATTGGGAAGGAATGTAGAATCCCCTGTTGAGCCCAGAGTGCAAAAAAATGCTTGTTCATTGTTTTGTGACACATTCTTTATTATTAGAAAATTCTGATGatataaaagagagaaacttctgtatttatattttgttccaTAAGAGTAATGTCACTGCAGTTAGGCCAGTCTCCATGTGAAAGAGGAGCtgactaaaataaaatcagtcttTCTGCAAAACACTTTTTGTTCTTAACTTGAGAATGAAGTAACATATTTCATAACTTGAAGGCTACAGTGAACAGTTCAAGATATAACATATGAATTGTTGATACGAGTTTCgttatttttaaagtgcaatagcttttattttgtatctCTACAGATATGGGATTTGGCTGACCCAGAAGGTAAAGGGTACTTAGATAAACAGGTAACTGAAATGTGCACATAGACCTGTTACATTACCTTCCACAGATTAGCCTTGGTTCAAGAAAACCTTCACATCCATATAGTAGCTATCCGTaacttcatttgaaatttttgtaTGCAGgatgagttgtttttttttccccaggtatATATATCTAATAATCTAATAAAGTTTAATGAACATTAAACAGTGAGGCTGCTGGAGGAGTTTGTTAGTTATAATTTTCTGTCCCTCATCTGGTTTTTAAATAATCAGTGTGTGTGATACACATGTATCGATACATATTGAGATTTTAATAAATAGGATCTGTAATTGTGAGATTTAgtttagaaatgtttcttaaatGCAAGAGCATAACTCTATCACTATTAAATATTGTTTGGAATATCAGGTTCTCTGGTTACCTTGTTGATATGGAGAATTGTTGgcttgttttctaaatgttattaatttttatgaaaaaaaatctgataaagtAATCTAATTACAAAAAAGTTCTTTCTAAAAActagctttttttgtttccagcaCTTTTTGCTGTATTATTGTAAAATTTTGCTCgaatcatcttttaaaaaaacagtgtcAGTTGTCAGTTTGCAATTAACTGAATGGCTATGTATCTGTGTTTTCCGTACTTTACCCTGTGGCACGTGTATAATATTAGTAAAAATCCTAAATAAATTGTTGAAAACAGTGATTTAGAATGGTTGCTTATTTTAATAGAATACATCGTATTGTTTGTAGGGTTTCTATGTCGCATTGCGCCTTGTAGCATGTGCACAGAACGGCCACGATGTTAACCTGAGCAGTTTGAACTTGACTGTGCCACCTCCTAAATTTGTAAGTACCATGTACTTAAACATACGTTTTTATAATTTGAGAACTAAGGcttcccatgaaaagctgcaataATCCTCTACCTCATAAATATTATGGTTCTGAGACTTTAGGCTATTGTCAGACCTCTCCTTAAGACAGCTGCAGTTAGGGCTGCTGTAGTCCTATTTTCCCTAGTAATATGTTCCAGCCCCTTTCTGGACTGGTACAAGTGTAACTGTGCAGTGAGCTTGTTCAGGGAACTGATGTGGCTAAAAGTTAAATGTtgtgcaaaggaaaagaaattattttgggGCTGGGTCAACAGAAGTGTGTAGTAAAGGGCAGGACTGTAGCTTTGCCAACAGAAGCTGCTCTTAGCAGCTTAGCTCATCTCTTAGTTTGGTGGTTAGGTAACCAATACACAATCCTGGTCCAGCTACTGTAATAGTACAAATCAATATGacatagaatttttttatttggatacatatgcagatctttttttcttttctcagtgtaGTTGAGCTTCGTATCTGTAACCATCTCTTAAAGCAATCAGTAAGCATTAGAGGCAGAattgcatatgtatatatacgtgtgtgtgtgtgtgtataaatattaaaatttttatttaattttagcaTGACACTAGCAGTCCCTTGCTGATGACACCACCTGCAACAGAGGCTCACTGGGCTGTTAGGGTAAGTGTATAAGATAACACATTCCATCCATTCTttagaagtaaatattttccttgtctGTAGTTTTCCCATTGAGAGATTTCTGTATCAACTGTATTTCCTGATTTGAAAGTCCTTCCTTTCGAATAGCAGACTTGTGCACAATAGAGAATATTGAGCtgtagttttatatttaaaataagtgttAAACAAGCTTTTGACATCCCTTGGTGTAACGTTTTTAAGACACAATGAATTTTAATCTTCTGCCTGGATTTCTTCCAGAGTCTTAATAGTAGGCACTTTCATGTTTGTATAAAGGAACTCCACTGAGAACAGTGAAGCATTTCACCAAATCCACCCAGAAGTATTAATTTACAGCTTGAGTTCATAATACTTTCTAATTTATATTCAGTGGTGCATAGAGTATGTATCATTGGAGTAGAATAATTTTTGATATATACATTGGAATATTTGTATTTAGGTAACttttaatgcaaacattttccaaaaggcAGAAATTTGATAAAAATCCCTTCTAATGGTgatttttggtgtgtgtgttgCACTATAAGGTGGGAAGAAAAGTGTCAAAATTCTAGAAATAATAGGGTTTAGTTTTAATTCTACAGAGTTTGTCAGAGTTGCTTAAAAACTGGTTACtagtattttaatgttttgccCTTTCAGAACActtcagaaatgtaaatatgaCATATTATACTCACTTAgtttcaaagctgaaaatattatAGTTAAAGTCCTAAATTTAGTTCCATGGGTTTTACATGTAAATACCACATAATGTTACTTGCAAGAAAGCTTGGAAATTCAGAAGGAGTAAGTTACTGACCAGACTTACTTTCTTGCAAGATCTCATTTTCAACACTCACACAGGCACACTTTTTTACTTATTCAGGCTATTTCTTACCAACTaggtggaagaaaaagcaaagtttgaTGGTATTTTTGAAAGCCTTTTGCCAGTAAATGGTTTACTTTCAGGAGACAAAGTAAAACCAGTACTGATGAATTCAAAGCTACCTCTTGACATCCTAGGAAGGGTAAGTATGCTGTTTAGATGTGGCTTTTCTCTATTTAACTGCTCTCAGTTGcaatgataaatatttaagtgtAACTTACCAACATAGATCACGTTTTGGCTGAGATTTTACATGAAGTGCATGCCATAAAGTAAGAACATTAAGTAGGCTCTGAAGTCATCcacttaaaaataacagtaataatagtAGTTTGGGCCCTAGAGTAGATGGGCCTCATtatctttcttctcattttaagagctagaaactttgttttcatctttttaaagaaaagaaaaacctctccTAAACCATCGTATCTTTTGAAGCATTATAGTTCACTGTTTTGTCATTTCTCAAATACAAGTTATTAGACAGACCAAAAATTCTATCCACTGTTTGTACAAGAGAAGCCTTTAAATCCTAATTTAGTGTAGCTGTCAAATTatcaattatatttttcaggaagtttttgtttgtttttgttaaccCCTTCTAAGATCGATGTTTAGTGCATCCATTGCATATTTGCAAGGGAAGCAAACACTCGTAATTTAAGTTTCTGCTTCAGTTTAAAAGTGTATTCTTTGCTGTTTTGCGTATTGATATGCTTGAGAGTTAATAAATTCTATGTAAGAGCTGTAGCTGCCTTATGATATACTTTCATCTCTTCAGGAGGGACttctttctttatattattTACAAAAGCTAAGTATgacttgttttaattttgtactGGCGTATTACGAAGCATTCAGTCTTGAAAGGCTTCCTATTTTGTCTTGTTATTGTCATGGTAGAAATGCAGGAAACTTGTTCCTGTTTCAGAAAAACTTGCACAGAAGATGGGGGAGCAAGAAAATGggcaaaagaaataattcaacaAGCTTAAGTCTGTGTAGAGGCTCAGTGTTAAAGCGGGCAGTAGAATTCAAATGACTGAGCCACACTCTAGCATTCTGTCTGTTATGCTGTATTGTCTCCCAGTCATATTAATGATAAAACAATATTAGCTGAAAGCTAAGTATTAGAGTACCTCAGGTTTTGTATCCCTCTAAATCCTTTGCAAGTTCTGTTGACTGTACTTGAACTAATAATGTAGCTGAAGTTGATAGATGCTTAAACTCCCTTTGCAGAGTTCCAAAAGCACCTTCTGGATGTTTTTAGTCATTTTCATGAGTCCTTAACTGCCATATGGAGAGATGAGAAACTTGCCTACGTTGCATCTAGAATTTGTTAAAACCAGTGTTTCTACCAAATACTTGTTTTATGTTGTAAGAAAACTCTAATCCAATCTGTTTCATCAGAGAATGTTTAGCTATATCAAAAATAACTAATATTATCTTCACAAAAATCTATTAGGAGTCTTTGTAGTTTGTTAGCCTACTTAATATGATGACGATTATCATCAACAATACAAAATGTTACTTGTCTCTAATTCATTGTGTTTTTCCTAATTGCCATAGGTCTGGGATCTCAGTGATATTGACAAAGATGGTCACCTGGACAAAGATGAATTTGCTGTGGTAGGCTGCTTTAAATTCTCAATTCACAAAATGTGCTAGAGCAAATGGCTCAGAATTGTCTCTTAAGAGCTTTGCAACTTTATCTGCTAGTCTGCTCTTCTAACCTAGATCATTCACATGCAGCTATGTAACAATCTTATTCAAAACTATCTACTGATTCTTGTCTGTGTCATGAAGTTTAAACACTTTGGAATTACTTTGGAAAGCACCTTCTGGTCTGGCTTGTGTTTCTAATTTTACTATCTTTGTTTTACTAACATGTGAATGACTGATGCTGGGCAgtcttgttgctttttgttctgtttgttaaCATGTTACATCTGACCTATTCGCTTTTGCAGGCAATGCATTTGGTTTATAGAGCTCTCGAGAAAGAGCCAGTTCCTTCTGTATTACCCCCTTCTCTCATACCAccttccaaaagaaagaagacaccTGTATTTCCTGGTGCAGTTCCTGTTCTCCCTGCAAGTCCTCCACCAAAAGATAGCCTACGTTCTACCCCCTCTCATGGTAGTGTGAACAGTCTGAATAGCACAGGGAGTTTGTCTCCCAAGCACAGCATCAAACAACCACAGGTACaaatcttgttttctgattattgtttttaatgtatcagTAAAttgtagaaaaattaaatggatttttGCTGCTTCCTCATGTAAGCACTTTCAAAAAATGTCTGTTGTTGGGGGATTTGAATGAAGGGAATGAGGATTGTAAGATTTGGAAGAATGAAAGACTAAAAGGTGAATTTCAGTCTTAAGGACTGTGAGGTAGTGAACCTTACTggaaatttttgctttctatagGAAGGTTTTATTCACATATCTGCTTTAACACCAGAGAAGGAATTCGTCTACCTTCTAAAACTCCAGGTAGACCTGAGGGCTTGGTATGTCTAGCCGGGTCTGTATTCAGAAAATGGTATGTTTTTCAGCTGATAAATGGCTGTTTATCAATATTTGTAATTCAGATTAAAAGTATTAACCTGAGACATTAATGGGAAAAGGGGAAATACCTATTTACTGAATAAATTTGATTGTACAAGATGTTCAGCACGTCCAGCTCTGAAGAGTGTTGTAGGCAGTTGTTGATAATgatcatttatctttttttgactgaagtataaaactttgttttacaGCCATCTGTGAATTGGGTAGTACCACTGTCTGATAAAGTGCGATACGatgatattttcttaaaaacagacatGGACATGGATGGTTTTGTGAGTGGCCAAGAAGTAAAGGATATTTTTATGCATTCAGGTCTGTCCCAGAGTCTCCTAGCACATATATGGTAAGAATTAAGtagtaactgcatttttttgcagCTATCTGATCTAGGAAATCTGATTGATCAGACAAAATTTTGAAGCCAGCAATacaagaaaaagtctttttactTGTCTTTTTGATGTATGTAGACATGTTGACTATATGGAGAAACTCCTCCTTTTTGGTACAGGGAGGAGTAAATTCTCACTTTGCTTTTCTGGGAGGGGGATGTAGGTCAGTCTGtgaatggtgattttttttttttttttggttctaatgttctaaatattttttttagagagTAATGCTGCTTTATTCAGCTAAATATGCCTAATAAAATATTGTCCTATTTATGGACCTTTTTTACTAGAATAAGCAAACTCTGAGgccaaaacaaaattatatgtATTTGGATTTTAGACAATAAAGTAGTCTGTCTTAATATGCTTTGCTTGTTTATAAGTGTAATCTGTTTTTACCAGGGCTTTGGCAGACACAAGGCAGATGGGAAAGCTAAGCAAAGATCAGTTTGCACTAGCAATGTATCTCATTCAACAGAAGGTCAGTAAAGGGATTGATCCTCCACAAGTGTTGTCTCCAGATATGATCCCTCCCTCAGAGAGGAACACTCCCATACAGGTAAGACACTGAGTACAGGTATGCCAAGTTTATATAATTTCAAAGTAATAGGCTTTGAGTattaatttttcacatttatatttcataatatTATGGTAAATCATTGCGAGCTGTTTTCCTATCTCCTgttacaaagtttttttttcacatttcagaatacacatatatttttaacaatacCATACAATAAATAGGAATATAATACAGTATTATGTGAATAAAGTAATAATAGCTCTCAGAAAACCCTGGggtgaaaaatactgctttgtcACAGAGAAATTTTTACCTTATGTAAAAGCAACTAAATTGAAGAATGAGCAATAGTAGCAGTAATAGCAATAGTAACAAGAAGCTGACAAAGAGAAGCTGGCTACAGAAGAAAATTGTGCAAAAAAAAGCCCccacaaaaacaacaacagaaatcCCAAGAAGCAGAtgcctcttcctccccccagaTGACTGAGTAAATTTGGACTTTTATTCAGCTGACGTAGTATGATTTTCCTGACTGTGGTCAGTATCACACTTCTCccatgaaaatgtaaaattcttCTAATTCATTACTGGAGAGGCGACAGCCTAATTTCTGGGACCTGGTGGTTGACTTATCCCTTGAGTCATGATAGTGCATAGTCCAATGGCCATCACTTTTAGTACTATGTATTTGTTATAGGACTGCCTAATCATTTTACTGAGGCCTGCCTTGATCCTTTCCTCAATAGTTTGTGTCGATGAATTTCTAAAACTTACCCCAGTAAATACTTTTATTATGTCCATATACTCATCTTTTCTGTAAACTgaatctttttcatttacttctttTACCTTCCCTAACCACAAAACTTTTGAGCCTTTACATAGATTTTTGCTGTTGCTATTGCTCTGATCCTTTTAAGGTTTTTCCTATATCCTTTTTCTATAGACTCTGTCAGGTTACTTGACCCCTGTAGGAACTGAGATCTCTGCACTAACAGAAATGCGTCGTGTGAGTAGTTGTAATGTCCTAAAGaatgcaattttgtttttctgttctacttttaatttttaaaaaatattatttcttcatCATCTTCTATATCTTTGCACTTGTGTTCTGTGACGCTTGCTCTTGAAATAATGATAATGTCACAATAGTGTGATGGTGGTTCTGGCTGCTGAGCCAGTGGTATCAGTTCCCTCACCAGTTTTAGATGCATTGATTTGACAAGCAATTCTTAGGCAACTTGGTGTGGACATATTAAAATTACTGATGCACTAATTCTCTAAAGTTGTGGGCAATATAAATATACCTTGGTGCAAGATCTTTAAACTTCCCATAATTTTCACCTTGatggtttgtgttttttgtctACTATGGTTTTAGCTGAATataacatgaaataaatgttatattagtatgaaaacagtaaaacagtaCCACATACTGATATTAtttcttaatgatttttaataacaaatttaTTGCcgaaaaggcaaaggagaacATTTATATCTTTCCTCTTCTACATCTGAACGGTTATAAAAGTGACTAAGCTGCAGCTTTGATGAAACCGGACGTAATTGCAGAAATTCGCATTTTTAATTTGGGGCAGGGCTCAGGATGACTAAAGGCATTTTGATTTAATTGAGTTCCCTGGAAGTTTTGGTATTGACTTTAACAGAGCTGgggttttcatttttgaatttttgttctgttgttgcCTGAAGTTTACTCTTTGTGCATGTGCGTTATCTGCTGTATACTTAAGccattttatttgttaaatagGAACAGGGAAAATTCTCTGCACAGGGAGGACCATGTGGCATGTGCGCTGGTTGTTGCATAATATTTTGATATCTCCCATAGAATTATTTAAACGCATAAAACGTGGGTCACATCCCCCCTTTGTCTTCAGCCTTTTCAGAGAGAGATCTTCTGTTATCACTTGGCATTTTAATATCCTGTTTCATTCTTTAACAGGATAGTTCAAGCTCTGTTGGATCAGGAGAATTTACAGGCGTGAAAGAACTTGATGATATTAGTCAAGAAATTGCACAGCTGCAGAGGTAAATGTTGTGGACTATTAACAGAGAGTGTTAAGAGCAGAAGAACCATTTCAGTATGTAGTATTGACATGCCTATTACTTGTGTTTCATTAAACCTTGTTGGTGCTATGTTGTCTTTTAATCAGTGTGATTCATAAGCTTTAACTAGTGGAAGCTGATATGAATCTCCCATTGATATCCTATGATTAGTAGCCAGTTTTGTAAAGCTTACCCTGGAGCCCACTAGgtcatttcagaaaattactTGTTGAGcagataatatttttcaaagaataaatgATACACACTTTTATTCCTCAAAAGTATATCTCAGTATGGTCTGGCATTTTTGCCTGTGATGTGTTCCCAGAATAATTGAGTTGTGGGTTtcttgtttgggttttttttttttttttttccgccaTGTGTTGTATTATTTAACCATTTAACCAAAATGTACATTTGTTtccttacagagaaaaatattccctAGAGCAAGACAttagggaaaaggaagaatcaaTCAGACAGAAGACCAATGAAGTTCAGGTAAAAACTGTGTTTATCATTATTGGTATATATTTCAATCTAAAATACTTTTGGGGAGAATTAAGTACTCTTTcttctaaatgcattttttccttatattgcTTCTGGGCaagtctttctttccttgtatTGCATTTTGCCCAAATTTACAggaaagtctttatttttctgttctccatcagagatgtttttttctgatgttggCAAATGAGAGTACATGATATATGAACagtctgtaattttttttcattagtacTTGACTTACACTATGTAATTTAGGAAATCATTGTTCAAAGAGTGTTGGTTTTGATCATTACTTAGGATAGCCGAATTCTGTGCGCTTTGTGTCACAGTCTCCTTCCATCTTGTGGATGCTTGTTTTAGGATGTCTCATACAAGCtccctctgaaaaaaaacattatacGCATAGAATAGTCTGTATGACATAAGGAATCTTTTTGAGTTTGCTAGCCTGTTTCTCTGTGGTTGATCACCCTTGTAAGGGCAATGGCTAAACGTAACTCTCAAACTGTGGAATTTTCCTCAGGAACTGCAAAATGATTTAGACAGGGAGACAAGTAACTTGCAGGAGCTAGAGGCTCAGAAACAAGATGCCCAGGACCGCCTGGATGAAATGGACCAGCAGAAAGCCAAACTGAAAGATATGCTGAGTGATGTAAGGCAGAAGTGCCAGGAAGAAACACAGGTGGTGAGTGTACGTTAAttctggagatgctcaaaaaTGTTACATCTTTTGCTGAAGAAAGTGCTattcattttgtaaataaacGTGTtttgtgtattcatttttaCCATAAATAGCAGTTTCCGGAGGTCCCAGAAAGGATTTTGCTAGGGAAATACCTTTCATAATGATCATAGACTGCAAGGGAGCTGTTGAACCGAAGGTCTTCCTGCTTTTACCAAGGATTCTCTGTTAGATAATAAGAAGAATGTAATTCTTcaaattaagttatttttatcttccttaGCTGTTGAAAGCTTGCTTTACAGCTTTATTATTTATGATAATTtcatataatattaaaaattacacttatttcaaatttcagtctgtttttggcattgttttgtaactttttatttcagatttcctCACTGAAAATGCAGATTCAATCTCAGGAATCAGATTTAAAATCGCAGGAAGATGATCTTAATAGAGCAAAAGCAGAGCTAAATCGCCTCCAGCAAGAAGAGACTCAGCTAGAGCAGAGTATCCAGGCTGGAAAAGTGCAGCTTGAAACAAtaattaaatctttaaaatcaacacaggaagaaataaatcagGTATTCATTGTAGtttatgcatcttttttttttgctcctttaaAAAACCTAAGAGTTGAACATCAGCTAGAAAGGCGatttcagatgagaaaaatattggTACGTACAATTAGCCTTTTTGACTGGTGCTCACTAGTTAATTGCCGGTTTAAGTCAGAAAATATCTAGCTCTGGAAAAATGCAATTGTCTTGCAACTATGTTTGACCTTGGATGAAAAGATTCCCTACCTATTGAGTAGGTGAAGTAAGAGTAACTTaccaaacatttttctctgtttaggCAAGAAGTAAACTTTCTCAACTTCAGGAGAGTCATCAAGAAGTCAATAAGAGTATAGAACAATATAATGAA
This sequence is a window from Rhea pennata isolate bPtePen1 chromosome 27, bPtePen1.pri, whole genome shotgun sequence. Protein-coding genes within it:
- the EPS15L1 gene encoding epidermal growth factor receptor substrate 15-like 1 isoform X5 translates to MAALNPLSQQLSTGNPLYETYYKQVDPAYTGRVGASEAALFLKKSGLSDIILGKIWDLADPEGKGYLDKQGFYVALRLVACAQNGHDVNLSSLNLTVPPPKFHDTSSPLLMTPPATEAHWAVRVEEKAKFDGIFESLLPVNGLLSGDKVKPVLMNSKLPLDILGRVWDLSDIDKDGHLDKDEFAVAMHLVYRALEKEPVPSVLPPSLIPPSKRKKTPVFPGAVPVLPASPPPKDSLRSTPSHGSVNSLNSTGSLSPKHSIKQPQPSVNWVVPLSDKVRYDDIFLKTDMDMDGFVSGQEVKDIFMHSGLSQSLLAHIWALADTRQMGKLSKDQFALAMYLIQQKVSKGIDPPQVLSPDMIPPSERNTPIQDSSSSVGSGEFTGVKELDDISQEIAQLQREKYSLEQDIREKEESIRQKTNEVQELQNDLDRETSNLQELEAQKQDAQDRLDEMDQQKAKLKDMLSDVRQKCQEETQVISSLKMQIQSQESDLKSQEDDLNRAKAELNRLQQEETQLEQSIQAGKVQLETIIKSLKSTQEEINQARSKLSQLQESHQEVNKSIEQYNEALNGIHGGSLTNLADISEGLAQTERSNYAAMDDPFKNKALMFTNNTQELHTDPFQSEDPFKSDPFKGADPFKGNPFGGDPFKESDPFHTSAPEDFFKKQVKSDPFTSDPFTKPPALPSKPDPFESSDPFTSSSISSKGPDPFGTLDPFGSGAFSSSEGFADFSQMSKSVASDPFTSSFGGVGFSDDPFKSKSDTPALPPKKNVPPRPKPPSGKSTPVSHLGSSDFPKPHDPFQPFGADSSDPFQSKKGFGDPFSGKDPFAPSSSSKTSKDSSLGFADFSSFGNEEQQLAWAKRESEKTEQERLARLRRQEQEDLELAIALSKADMPSS
- the EPS15L1 gene encoding epidermal growth factor receptor substrate 15-like 1 isoform X6 — its product is MYCCRRNFIAFKHITLNSCHLCQLSTGNPLYETYYKQVDPAYTGRVGASEAALFLKKSGLSDIILGKIWDLADPEGKGYLDKQGFYVALRLVACAQNGHDVNLSSLNLTVPPPKFHDTSSPLLMTPPATEAHWAVRVEEKAKFDGIFESLLPVNGLLSGDKVKPVLMNSKLPLDILGRVWDLSDIDKDGHLDKDEFAVAMHLVYRALEKEPVPSVLPPSLIPPSKRKKTPVFPGAVPVLPASPPPKDSLRSTPSHGSVNSLNSTGSLSPKHSIKQPQPSVNWVVPLSDKVRYDDIFLKTDMDMDGFVSGQEVKDIFMHSGLSQSLLAHIWALADTRQMGKLSKDQFALAMYLIQQKVSKGIDPPQVLSPDMIPPSERNTPIQDSSSSVGSGEFTGVKELDDISQEIAQLQREKYSLEQDIREKEESIRQKTNEVQELQNDLDRETSNLQELEAQKQDAQDRLDEMDQQKAKLKDMLSDVRQKCQEETQVISSLKMQIQSQESDLKSQEDDLNRAKAELNRLQQEETQLEQSIQAGKVQLETIIKSLKSTQEEINQDDPFKNKALMFTNNTQELHTDPFQSEDPFKSDPFKGADPFKGSDPFQHDPFAEQPPAPADPFGGDPFKESDPFHTSAPEDFFKKQVKSDPFTSDPFTKPPALPSKPDPFESSDPFTSSSISSKGPDPFGTLDPFGSGAFSSSEGFADFSQMSKSVASDPFTSSFGGVGFSDDPFKSKSDTPALPPKKNVPPRPKPPSGKSTPVSHLGSSDFPKPHDPFQPFGADSSDPFQSKKGFGDPFSGKDPFAPSSSSKTSKDSSLGFADFSSFGNEEQQLAWAKRESEKTEQERLARLRRQEQEDLELAIALSKADMPSS
- the EPS15L1 gene encoding epidermal growth factor receptor substrate 15-like 1 isoform X3, which produces MYCCRRNFIAFKHITLNSCHLCQLSTGNPLYETYYKQVDPAYTGRVGASEAALFLKKSGLSDIILGKGFYVALRLVACAQNGHDVNLSSLNLTVPPPKFHDTSSPLLMTPPATEAHWAVRVEEKAKFDGIFESLLPVNGLLSGDKVKPVLMNSKLPLDILGRVWDLSDIDKDGHLDKDEFAVAMHLVYRALEKEPVPSVLPPSLIPPSKRKKTPVFPGAVPVLPASPPPKDSLRSTPSHGSVNSLNSTGSLSPKHSIKQPQPSVNWVVPLSDKVRYDDIFLKTDMDMDGFVSGQEVKDIFMHSGLSQSLLAHIWALADTRQMGKLSKDQFALAMYLIQQKVSKGIDPPQVLSPDMIPPSERNTPIQDSSSSVGSGEFTGVKELDDISQEIAQLQREKYSLEQDIREKEESIRQKTNEVQELQNDLDRETSNLQELEAQKQDAQDRLDEMDQQKAKLKDMLSDVRQKCQEETQVISSLKMQIQSQESDLKSQEDDLNRAKAELNRLQQEETQLEQSIQAGKVQLETIIKSLKSTQEEINQARSKLSQLQESHQEVNKSIEQYNEALNGIHGGSLTNLADISEGLAQTERSNYAAMDDPFKNKALMFTNNTQELHTDPFQSEDPFKSDPFKGADPFKGSDPFQHDPFAEQPPAPADPFGGDPFKESDPFHTSAPEDFFKKQVKSDPFTSDPFTKPPALPSKPDPFESSDPFTSSSISSKGPDPFGTLDPFGSGAFSSSEGFADFSQMSKSVASDPFTSSFGGVGFSDDPFKSKSDTPALPPKKNVPPRPKPPSGKSTPVSHLGSSDFPKPHDPFQPFGADSSDPFQSKKGFGDPFSGKDPFAPSSSSKTSKDSSLGFADFSSFGNEEQQLAWAKRESEKTEQERLARLRRQEQEDLELAIALSKADMPSS